Within Deferribacterota bacterium, the genomic segment AAAGTTTATATTCCTTGCCTATTTACAGCAATTTATTATATATTACATTAAAAAAGGGACTGACTATGGATATCCAAACGCTTGACACGCTATTTTTAGGGCAAGAAGGTTCAATTGGTGTTTTTGTGATCGAAACAGATGAAGGCCCAGCTCTTTTCGATACAGGTCCAGCCTCTGCCCTCGATGGGCTCATACGCTCCCTTGAGAAAGCTGGCATATCCCCTAAGGATGTCCGGCACGTCTTTGTAACCCATATACACCTAGACCATGCGGGTGCTGCTTGGTGGTTTGCCCGTCAAGGGGCTAAAGTTTACGCTCATGTAAAGGCAGTTCCACATTTGGCTGACCCATTTAGGTTATGGAGTTCCGTAAAGAGGCTATACGGCAGTATGGCTGAAACGTTATGGGGAGAAATACACCCTGTCCCCTACTCAAACCTCAGGGTTCTTGGAGATAACGAACAAGTCTCGCTCGGCGATGTGAACATTATTGCTTTGGATACGCCAGGCCATGCTATCCACCATCTAGCTTATA encodes:
- a CDS encoding MBL fold metallo-hydrolase; this translates as MIETDEGPALFDTGPASALDGLIRSLEKAGISPKDVRHVFVTHIHLDHAGAAWWFARQGAKVYAHVKAVPHLADPFRLWSSVKRLYGSMAETLWGEIHPVPYSNLRVLGDNEQVSLGDVNIIALDTPGHAIHHLAYMVDGAVICGDIGGVRFNKGPAIPPCPPPDINIKDWIHSIERLSA